The following DNA comes from Candidatus Bathyarchaeota archaeon.
TTAAAAAACTTCTTAATGAATTGAATATAGATTGGTATAATAAAGTAAAGAATTTTATTGAAGAGCTTGTTAATGAAGAATTAAAAAACAGGGTTTTAAAAGAAGCTGATGAAATTAGATTCTCAATAAAAAGAAAGACAACTTCAGCAGCTGAGCTTATACGCGAGGATAGAGAACATGCGCATTGAAGCTGTTCTCGATGCATCTGCAATAGTTGCACTTTATACACCAGAAGAGCATAGCGAATGGACTAAAAATATAATTAAAAAATACGATA
Coding sequences within:
- a CDS encoding VapB-type antitoxin; this translates as MSATISIRIPKELKKLLNELNIDWYNKVKNFIEELVNEELKNRVLKEADEIRFSIKRKTTSAAELIREDREHAH